In the genome of Tripterygium wilfordii isolate XIE 37 chromosome 19, ASM1340144v1, whole genome shotgun sequence, one region contains:
- the LOC119985827 gene encoding uncharacterized protein LOC119985827 isoform X2, whose translation MCSELAIFSLLPERYCTERESDSTSSPLEAPKEADGREFVKEVSKASMKMDISKKQSKIVISLLRKPAGLPILWKSVLKRLDSSLHSHLSAVLGERVIDEDLLNEYVGGYVS comes from the exons ATGTGTTCAGAGCTCGCAATTTTCTCTCTCCTGCCAGAGCGTTACTGTACGGAGCGAGAATCTGACTCTACGTCTTCACCGCTCGAAGCTCCCAAGGAAGCCGATGGAAG GGAATTTGTCAAGGAGGTtagcaaagcatcaatgaaaaTGGATATCT CAAAAAAACAGAGCAAGATAGTAATTTCCTTGCTAAGGAAGCCCGCCGGGCTGCCCATTCTATGGAAATCAGTCTTGAAAAGGTTGGATTCATCTCTTCACAG CCATCTTTCGGCTGTGCTGGGGGAGAGAGTAATTGATGAAGACTTGCTG AATGAGTATGTTGGCGGGTATGTCAGTTAA
- the LOC119985827 gene encoding uncharacterized protein LOC119985827 isoform X3: MCSELAIFSLLPERYCTERESDSTSSPLEAPKEADGREFVKEVSKASMKMDISKKQSKIVISLLRKPAGLPILWKSVLKRLDSSLHSHLSAVLGERVIDEDLLTE; the protein is encoded by the exons ATGTGTTCAGAGCTCGCAATTTTCTCTCTCCTGCCAGAGCGTTACTGTACGGAGCGAGAATCTGACTCTACGTCTTCACCGCTCGAAGCTCCCAAGGAAGCCGATGGAAG GGAATTTGTCAAGGAGGTtagcaaagcatcaatgaaaaTGGATATCT CAAAAAAACAGAGCAAGATAGTAATTTCCTTGCTAAGGAAGCCCGCCGGGCTGCCCATTCTATGGAAATCAGTCTTGAAAAGGTTGGATTCATCTCTTCACAG CCATCTTTCGGCTGTGCTGGGGGAGAGAGTAATTGATGAAGACTTGCTG ACAGAATGA
- the LOC119985827 gene encoding uncharacterized protein LOC119985827 isoform X6 yields the protein MCSELAIFSLLPERYCTERESDSTSSPLEAPKEADGREFVKEVSKASMKMDISKKQSKIVISLLRKPAGLPILWKSVLKSHLSAVLGERVIDEDLLGF from the exons ATGTGTTCAGAGCTCGCAATTTTCTCTCTCCTGCCAGAGCGTTACTGTACGGAGCGAGAATCTGACTCTACGTCTTCACCGCTCGAAGCTCCCAAGGAAGCCGATGGAAG GGAATTTGTCAAGGAGGTtagcaaagcatcaatgaaaaTGGATATCT CAAAAAAACAGAGCAAGATAGTAATTTCCTTGCTAAGGAAGCCCGCCGGGCTGCCCATTCTATGGAAATCAGTCTTGAAAAG CCATCTTTCGGCTGTGCTGGGGGAGAGAGTAATTGATGAAGACTTGCTG
- the LOC119985827 gene encoding uncharacterized protein LOC119985827 isoform X4 produces the protein MCSELAIFSLLPERYCTERESDSTSSPLEAPKEADGREFVKEVSKASMKMDISKKQSKIVISLLRKPAGLPILWKSVLKRLDSSLHSHLSAVLGERVIDEDLLGF, from the exons ATGTGTTCAGAGCTCGCAATTTTCTCTCTCCTGCCAGAGCGTTACTGTACGGAGCGAGAATCTGACTCTACGTCTTCACCGCTCGAAGCTCCCAAGGAAGCCGATGGAAG GGAATTTGTCAAGGAGGTtagcaaagcatcaatgaaaaTGGATATCT CAAAAAAACAGAGCAAGATAGTAATTTCCTTGCTAAGGAAGCCCGCCGGGCTGCCCATTCTATGGAAATCAGTCTTGAAAAGGTTGGATTCATCTCTTCACAG CCATCTTTCGGCTGTGCTGGGGGAGAGAGTAATTGATGAAGACTTGCTG
- the LOC119985878 gene encoding uncharacterized protein LOC119985878, with amino-acid sequence MASSPKTMKLAVVAADMASWYCAIVLLGLILFASIRENSLADHGHFRGNRLFDRPCDEIYVVGEGETLHSISNKCGDPFIVERNPHIHDPDDVFPGLVIKITPIQNRN; translated from the coding sequence ATGGCTTCCTCTCCCAAGACCATGAAACTAGCAGTTGTGGCAGCTGATATGGCATCTTGGTACTGTGCAATAGTGCTTTTAGGCTTGATATTGTTTGCATCAATCAGAGAGAATTCACTTGCGGATCATGGTCATTTCAGAGGGAACCGTCTTTTTGACAGACCGTGCGACGAAATCTATGTGGTCGGAGAAGGAGAGACTTTGCATAGCATCAGCAACAAGTGCGGCGACCCGTTTATCGTGGAGCGGAACCCACATATCCATGACCCGGATGATGTCTTCCCTGGGCTTGTCATCAAGATCACTCCAATTCAAAACCGTAATTAG
- the LOC119985810 gene encoding post-GPI attachment to proteins factor 3-like isoform X4 — MARSHWFALLVAFSCLVRALNASDGDADPVYRACLEHCKKTGCAGEKCFQHCKFSSDGKPVDGPWEEERTQAGHKPLKYHGKWPFQRVYGIQEPVSVALSALNLAIQFHGWVSFFILIYYKLPLRPNKKTYYEYTGLWHIYGLLSMNAMFWSAVFHCRDVELTGKLDYSSAVALIGFSLILAILRAFHVRDEAARVMIAAPLIAFVTTHILYLNFYQLDYGLNMKVCMAMSIAQLLIWAFLAGLSYHPSRWKLLATVVGGSLAMLLEICDFPPYWGYVDAHALWHATTIPLTYLWWSFVKDDAELGTTTLLKKVN, encoded by the exons ATGGCTCGGTCTCACTGGTTTGCGCTTCTCGTTGCATTTTCTTGTCTTGTACGAGCTCTAAACGCTAGCGATGGGGATGCTGATCCTGTTTACCG GGCTTGCTTGGAGCATTGTAAGAAAACTGGGTGCGCAGGGGAGAAATGCTTTCAGCATTGTAAATTTTCATCTGATGGGAAACCTGTTGATGGGCCCTG GGAGGAAGAAAGAACACAAGCTGGTCACAAGCCTCTTAAATATCATGGGAAATGGCCATTTCAGCGTGTTTATGGGATCCAG GAACCTGTTTCTGTAGCCCTCTCTGCATTAAATCTTGCCATTCAATTTCATGGATGGgtatcatttttcatccttatatACTACAAGCTGCCTTTGAGGCCAAATAAGAAGACATACTATGAATATACCGGCTTGTGGCACATTTATGGGCTCCTCTCAATGAATGCCATGTTTTGGAGTGCTGTTTTCCACTGTAG AGATGTTGAGTTGACAGGGAAGCTTGATTATTCATCTGCTGTGGCATTAATTGGGTTTTCCCTAATTCTAGCCATATTGCGAGCTTTCCATGTGAGAGATGAGGCTGCCAGGGTCATGATTGCTGCTCCATTGATCGCGTTTGTGACAACACACATCTTGTATCTGAATTTCTATCAACTTGATTATG GTTTAAATATGAAAGTTTGCATGGCCATGAGTATAGCTCAGCTTCTTATTTGGGCATTTTTGGCTGGTCTTAGTTACCATCCATCTCGGTGGAAATTGTTGGCGACAGTTGTTGGAGGAAGTCTTGCCATGCTTCTGGAAATATGTGACTTTCCCCCCTATTGGGGTTATGTGGATGCTCATGCCCTCTGGCATGCCACCACCATCCCTCTTACGTATCTCTGGTGGAGCTTTGTCAAGGATGATGCTGAGTTGGGAACAACAACTCTCCTTAAGAAAGTGAACTAG
- the LOC119985810 gene encoding post-GPI attachment to proteins factor 3-like isoform X1 produces the protein MARSHWFALLVAFSCLVRALNASDGDADPVYRACLEHCKKTGCAGEKCFQHCKFSSDGKPVDGPWYLQEPLYLKWKQWNCHSDCCYHCMLAREEERTQAGHKPLKYHGKWPFQRVYGIQEPVSVALSALNLAIQFHGWVSFFILIYYKLPLRPNKKTYYEYTGLWHIYGLLSMNAMFWSAVFHCRDVELTGKLDYSSAVALIGFSLILAILRAFHVRDEAARVMIAAPLIAFVTTHILYLNFYQLDYGLNMKVCMAMSIAQLLIWAFLAGLSYHPSRWKLLATVVGGSLAMLLEICDFPPYWGYVDAHALWHATTIPLTYLWWSFVKDDAELGTTTLLKKVN, from the exons ATGGCTCGGTCTCACTGGTTTGCGCTTCTCGTTGCATTTTCTTGTCTTGTACGAGCTCTAAACGCTAGCGATGGGGATGCTGATCCTGTTTACCG GGCTTGCTTGGAGCATTGTAAGAAAACTGGGTGCGCAGGGGAGAAATGCTTTCAGCATTGTAAATTTTCATCTGATGGGAAACCTGTTGATGGGCCCTGGTATCTGCAAGAACCACTTTATTTGAAATGGAAACAATGGAACTGCCATAGTGACTGCTGCTACCACTGTATGCTTGCCAGGGAGGAAGAAAGAACACAAGCTGGTCACAAGCCTCTTAAATATCATGGGAAATGGCCATTTCAGCGTGTTTATGGGATCCAG GAACCTGTTTCTGTAGCCCTCTCTGCATTAAATCTTGCCATTCAATTTCATGGATGGgtatcatttttcatccttatatACTACAAGCTGCCTTTGAGGCCAAATAAGAAGACATACTATGAATATACCGGCTTGTGGCACATTTATGGGCTCCTCTCAATGAATGCCATGTTTTGGAGTGCTGTTTTCCACTGTAG AGATGTTGAGTTGACAGGGAAGCTTGATTATTCATCTGCTGTGGCATTAATTGGGTTTTCCCTAATTCTAGCCATATTGCGAGCTTTCCATGTGAGAGATGAGGCTGCCAGGGTCATGATTGCTGCTCCATTGATCGCGTTTGTGACAACACACATCTTGTATCTGAATTTCTATCAACTTGATTATG GTTTAAATATGAAAGTTTGCATGGCCATGAGTATAGCTCAGCTTCTTATTTGGGCATTTTTGGCTGGTCTTAGTTACCATCCATCTCGGTGGAAATTGTTGGCGACAGTTGTTGGAGGAAGTCTTGCCATGCTTCTGGAAATATGTGACTTTCCCCCCTATTGGGGTTATGTGGATGCTCATGCCCTCTGGCATGCCACCACCATCCCTCTTACGTATCTCTGGTGGAGCTTTGTCAAGGATGATGCTGAGTTGGGAACAACAACTCTCCTTAAGAAAGTGAACTAG
- the LOC119985810 gene encoding post-GPI attachment to proteins factor 3-like isoform X5 produces the protein MLRQQARYNSKTRLENKRACLEHCKKTGCAGEKCFQHCKFSSDGKPVDGPWEEERTQAGHKPLKYHGKWPFQRVYGIQEPVSVALSALNLAIQFHGWVSFFILIYYKLPLRPNKKTYYEYTGLWHIYGLLSMNAMFWSAVFHCRDVELTGKLDYSSAVALIGFSLILAILRAFHVRDEAARVMIAAPLIAFVTTHILYLNFYQLDYGLNMKVCMAMSIAQLLIWAFLAGLSYHPSRWKLLATVVGGSLAMLLEICDFPPYWGYVDAHALWHATTIPLTYLWWSFVKDDAELGTTTLLKKVN, from the exons ATGCTGAGGCAACAAGCCAGGTACAACTCGAAAACCAGATTAGAGAACAAAAG GGCTTGCTTGGAGCATTGTAAGAAAACTGGGTGCGCAGGGGAGAAATGCTTTCAGCATTGTAAATTTTCATCTGATGGGAAACCTGTTGATGGGCCCTG GGAGGAAGAAAGAACACAAGCTGGTCACAAGCCTCTTAAATATCATGGGAAATGGCCATTTCAGCGTGTTTATGGGATCCAG GAACCTGTTTCTGTAGCCCTCTCTGCATTAAATCTTGCCATTCAATTTCATGGATGGgtatcatttttcatccttatatACTACAAGCTGCCTTTGAGGCCAAATAAGAAGACATACTATGAATATACCGGCTTGTGGCACATTTATGGGCTCCTCTCAATGAATGCCATGTTTTGGAGTGCTGTTTTCCACTGTAG AGATGTTGAGTTGACAGGGAAGCTTGATTATTCATCTGCTGTGGCATTAATTGGGTTTTCCCTAATTCTAGCCATATTGCGAGCTTTCCATGTGAGAGATGAGGCTGCCAGGGTCATGATTGCTGCTCCATTGATCGCGTTTGTGACAACACACATCTTGTATCTGAATTTCTATCAACTTGATTATG GTTTAAATATGAAAGTTTGCATGGCCATGAGTATAGCTCAGCTTCTTATTTGGGCATTTTTGGCTGGTCTTAGTTACCATCCATCTCGGTGGAAATTGTTGGCGACAGTTGTTGGAGGAAGTCTTGCCATGCTTCTGGAAATATGTGACTTTCCCCCCTATTGGGGTTATGTGGATGCTCATGCCCTCTGGCATGCCACCACCATCCCTCTTACGTATCTCTGGTGGAGCTTTGTCAAGGATGATGCTGAGTTGGGAACAACAACTCTCCTTAAGAAAGTGAACTAG
- the LOC119985810 gene encoding post-GPI attachment to proteins factor 3-like isoform X6, protein MLRQQARACLEHCKKTGCAGEKCFQHCKFSSDGKPVDGPWEEERTQAGHKPLKYHGKWPFQRVYGIQEPVSVALSALNLAIQFHGWVSFFILIYYKLPLRPNKKTYYEYTGLWHIYGLLSMNAMFWSAVFHCRDVELTGKLDYSSAVALIGFSLILAILRAFHVRDEAARVMIAAPLIAFVTTHILYLNFYQLDYGLNMKVCMAMSIAQLLIWAFLAGLSYHPSRWKLLATVVGGSLAMLLEICDFPPYWGYVDAHALWHATTIPLTYLWWSFVKDDAELGTTTLLKKVN, encoded by the exons ATGCTGAGGCAACAAGCCAG GGCTTGCTTGGAGCATTGTAAGAAAACTGGGTGCGCAGGGGAGAAATGCTTTCAGCATTGTAAATTTTCATCTGATGGGAAACCTGTTGATGGGCCCTG GGAGGAAGAAAGAACACAAGCTGGTCACAAGCCTCTTAAATATCATGGGAAATGGCCATTTCAGCGTGTTTATGGGATCCAG GAACCTGTTTCTGTAGCCCTCTCTGCATTAAATCTTGCCATTCAATTTCATGGATGGgtatcatttttcatccttatatACTACAAGCTGCCTTTGAGGCCAAATAAGAAGACATACTATGAATATACCGGCTTGTGGCACATTTATGGGCTCCTCTCAATGAATGCCATGTTTTGGAGTGCTGTTTTCCACTGTAG AGATGTTGAGTTGACAGGGAAGCTTGATTATTCATCTGCTGTGGCATTAATTGGGTTTTCCCTAATTCTAGCCATATTGCGAGCTTTCCATGTGAGAGATGAGGCTGCCAGGGTCATGATTGCTGCTCCATTGATCGCGTTTGTGACAACACACATCTTGTATCTGAATTTCTATCAACTTGATTATG GTTTAAATATGAAAGTTTGCATGGCCATGAGTATAGCTCAGCTTCTTATTTGGGCATTTTTGGCTGGTCTTAGTTACCATCCATCTCGGTGGAAATTGTTGGCGACAGTTGTTGGAGGAAGTCTTGCCATGCTTCTGGAAATATGTGACTTTCCCCCCTATTGGGGTTATGTGGATGCTCATGCCCTCTGGCATGCCACCACCATCCCTCTTACGTATCTCTGGTGGAGCTTTGTCAAGGATGATGCTGAGTTGGGAACAACAACTCTCCTTAAGAAAGTGAACTAG
- the LOC119985810 gene encoding post-GPI attachment to proteins factor 3-like isoform X2, which produces MLRQQARYNSKTRLENKRACLEHCKKTGCAGEKCFQHCKFSSDGKPVDGPWYLQEPLYLKWKQWNCHSDCCYHCMLAREEERTQAGHKPLKYHGKWPFQRVYGIQEPVSVALSALNLAIQFHGWVSFFILIYYKLPLRPNKKTYYEYTGLWHIYGLLSMNAMFWSAVFHCRDVELTGKLDYSSAVALIGFSLILAILRAFHVRDEAARVMIAAPLIAFVTTHILYLNFYQLDYGLNMKVCMAMSIAQLLIWAFLAGLSYHPSRWKLLATVVGGSLAMLLEICDFPPYWGYVDAHALWHATTIPLTYLWWSFVKDDAELGTTTLLKKVN; this is translated from the exons ATGCTGAGGCAACAAGCCAGGTACAACTCGAAAACCAGATTAGAGAACAAAAG GGCTTGCTTGGAGCATTGTAAGAAAACTGGGTGCGCAGGGGAGAAATGCTTTCAGCATTGTAAATTTTCATCTGATGGGAAACCTGTTGATGGGCCCTGGTATCTGCAAGAACCACTTTATTTGAAATGGAAACAATGGAACTGCCATAGTGACTGCTGCTACCACTGTATGCTTGCCAGGGAGGAAGAAAGAACACAAGCTGGTCACAAGCCTCTTAAATATCATGGGAAATGGCCATTTCAGCGTGTTTATGGGATCCAG GAACCTGTTTCTGTAGCCCTCTCTGCATTAAATCTTGCCATTCAATTTCATGGATGGgtatcatttttcatccttatatACTACAAGCTGCCTTTGAGGCCAAATAAGAAGACATACTATGAATATACCGGCTTGTGGCACATTTATGGGCTCCTCTCAATGAATGCCATGTTTTGGAGTGCTGTTTTCCACTGTAG AGATGTTGAGTTGACAGGGAAGCTTGATTATTCATCTGCTGTGGCATTAATTGGGTTTTCCCTAATTCTAGCCATATTGCGAGCTTTCCATGTGAGAGATGAGGCTGCCAGGGTCATGATTGCTGCTCCATTGATCGCGTTTGTGACAACACACATCTTGTATCTGAATTTCTATCAACTTGATTATG GTTTAAATATGAAAGTTTGCATGGCCATGAGTATAGCTCAGCTTCTTATTTGGGCATTTTTGGCTGGTCTTAGTTACCATCCATCTCGGTGGAAATTGTTGGCGACAGTTGTTGGAGGAAGTCTTGCCATGCTTCTGGAAATATGTGACTTTCCCCCCTATTGGGGTTATGTGGATGCTCATGCCCTCTGGCATGCCACCACCATCCCTCTTACGTATCTCTGGTGGAGCTTTGTCAAGGATGATGCTGAGTTGGGAACAACAACTCTCCTTAAGAAAGTGAACTAG
- the LOC119985810 gene encoding post-GPI attachment to proteins factor 3-like isoform X3 — translation MLRQQARACLEHCKKTGCAGEKCFQHCKFSSDGKPVDGPWYLQEPLYLKWKQWNCHSDCCYHCMLAREEERTQAGHKPLKYHGKWPFQRVYGIQEPVSVALSALNLAIQFHGWVSFFILIYYKLPLRPNKKTYYEYTGLWHIYGLLSMNAMFWSAVFHCRDVELTGKLDYSSAVALIGFSLILAILRAFHVRDEAARVMIAAPLIAFVTTHILYLNFYQLDYGLNMKVCMAMSIAQLLIWAFLAGLSYHPSRWKLLATVVGGSLAMLLEICDFPPYWGYVDAHALWHATTIPLTYLWWSFVKDDAELGTTTLLKKVN, via the exons ATGCTGAGGCAACAAGCCAG GGCTTGCTTGGAGCATTGTAAGAAAACTGGGTGCGCAGGGGAGAAATGCTTTCAGCATTGTAAATTTTCATCTGATGGGAAACCTGTTGATGGGCCCTGGTATCTGCAAGAACCACTTTATTTGAAATGGAAACAATGGAACTGCCATAGTGACTGCTGCTACCACTGTATGCTTGCCAGGGAGGAAGAAAGAACACAAGCTGGTCACAAGCCTCTTAAATATCATGGGAAATGGCCATTTCAGCGTGTTTATGGGATCCAG GAACCTGTTTCTGTAGCCCTCTCTGCATTAAATCTTGCCATTCAATTTCATGGATGGgtatcatttttcatccttatatACTACAAGCTGCCTTTGAGGCCAAATAAGAAGACATACTATGAATATACCGGCTTGTGGCACATTTATGGGCTCCTCTCAATGAATGCCATGTTTTGGAGTGCTGTTTTCCACTGTAG AGATGTTGAGTTGACAGGGAAGCTTGATTATTCATCTGCTGTGGCATTAATTGGGTTTTCCCTAATTCTAGCCATATTGCGAGCTTTCCATGTGAGAGATGAGGCTGCCAGGGTCATGATTGCTGCTCCATTGATCGCGTTTGTGACAACACACATCTTGTATCTGAATTTCTATCAACTTGATTATG GTTTAAATATGAAAGTTTGCATGGCCATGAGTATAGCTCAGCTTCTTATTTGGGCATTTTTGGCTGGTCTTAGTTACCATCCATCTCGGTGGAAATTGTTGGCGACAGTTGTTGGAGGAAGTCTTGCCATGCTTCTGGAAATATGTGACTTTCCCCCCTATTGGGGTTATGTGGATGCTCATGCCCTCTGGCATGCCACCACCATCCCTCTTACGTATCTCTGGTGGAGCTTTGTCAAGGATGATGCTGAGTTGGGAACAACAACTCTCCTTAAGAAAGTGAACTAG
- the LOC119985811 gene encoding dehydration-responsive element-binding protein 1B-like: protein MDVFSHYSYEELMLASSNPKKRAGRKKFRETRHPVYRGVRMRNSGKWVCEVREPNKKTRIWLGTFPTAEMAARAHDVAALALRGRSACLNFADSSWRLPVPVSGDAKDIQKAAAQAAESFRPAEVYVVSREDMKKENSAEAMFYMDEEAVFGMPSLLANMAEGMLLSPPHCVGDWNSGDDVENDADMSLWSYSI, encoded by the coding sequence ATGGATGTCTTCTCTCATTACTCATATGAAGAATTAATGTTGGCTTCGAGCAATCCGAAGAAGCGGGCAGGTCGGAAGAAGTTTCGAGAGACCCGACACCCGGTTTACCGTGGAGTTCGGATGAGGAATTCAGGCAAGTGGGTATGCGAAGTGAGGGAGCCCAATAAGAAGACCCGGATTTGGCTCGGTACCTTCCCCACAGCAGAAATGGCAGCGCGTGCACACGACGTGGCAGCACTTGCTTTAAGAGGCCGTTCTGCCTGCCTCAACTTCGCGGACTCTTCGTGGCGGCTGCCTGTGCCGGTTTCTGGAGATGCGAAGGACATACAGAAGGCGGCGGCACAGGCCGCGGAGTCGTTTCGGCCAGCGGAGGTATACGTCGTTTCCAGGGAAGATATGAAGAAGGAGAATTCTGCGGAGGCGATGTTTTATATGGACGAGGAGGCGGTTTTCGGGATGCCGAGTTTGTTGGCGAATATGGCAGAAGGAATGCTGCTGAGTCCACCCCACTGCGTTGGAGACTGGAATAGTGGTGATGACGTGGAAAATGATGCTGACATGTCATTGTGGAgttattcaatataa
- the LOC119986050 gene encoding ethylene-responsive transcription factor ERF027-like: MTSNPHQNMPQTDKPPNPCPSIQLPDPPPEVQSPHCTSSNPSRRPVQSPGGSSAIHTKYRGVRSQSGKWVSEIREPRKTTRIWLGTYPTPEMAAAAHDVAALALKGPDTPLNFSDSILTSPVPASTSANDIRAAAASAAASRSPKADQNPGQGTTSSSSGIASTGQEFIDEEALLNVPKLLVDMAEGMLLSPPRINTDSSGNLEGESLWSYPEPDPYEREEQ; the protein is encoded by the coding sequence ATGACCTCTAATCCTCATCAAAACATGCCCCAAACTGACAAACCCCCAAACCCATGCCCCTCCATACAGCTCCCTGACCCTCCTCCAGAAGTCCAATCTCCACACTGCACGTCATCAAATCCATCTCGCAGACCCGTTCAATCTCCGGGCGGATCATCCGCGATCCACACAAAATATCGGGGAGTAAGAAGCCAGAGCGGGAAATGGGTTTCGGAGATCCGGGAGCCTCGCAAAACGACACGAATATGGTTGGGCACGTACCCAACTCCGGAAATGGCGGCAGCTGCGCATGACGTGGCGGCTCTAGCACTAAAAGGGCCGGATACTCCTCTAAACTTCTCCGATTCCATACTTACGTCCCCAGTACCCGCGTCCACGTCGGCAAATGATATTCGGGCAGCAGCCGCAAGTGCTGCGGCGAGTCGGTCACCAAAGGCGGATCAGAATCCTGGTCAAGGAACGACGTCGTCTAGCAGTGGAATTGCGAGCACTGGACAGGAGTTTATTGATGAAGAAGCATTACTGAACGTGCCAAAGTTGCTGGTAGACATGGCAGAGGGAATGCTACTGAGTCCGCCGAGGATAAACACTGATTCGTCGGGGAATTTGGAGGGAGAGAGTCTATGGAGCTATCCTGAACCCGACCCATATGAAAGGGAGGAACAGTAA